A window of Natrinema versiforme contains these coding sequences:
- a CDS encoding GNAT family N-acetyltransferase, giving the protein MHVRPATTDDFEAITAVARATWHDTYDELEADVIDRTVDDWYTDDSMPLEAPGTIVLVAEEREAQRASERSGNAADNDEVVGFTHAVAQGDKADILRMYVRPDRQGEGIGSQLHERLIAELEAYDIERIRSIDFAFNDASRAFYEGLGFEQTDEGEVETDGDFYPEAVYTLEL; this is encoded by the coding sequence ATGCACGTTCGACCCGCCACGACCGACGACTTCGAGGCGATCACGGCCGTCGCTCGCGCCACGTGGCACGACACTTACGACGAACTCGAGGCGGACGTGATCGACCGGACGGTCGACGACTGGTACACTGACGATTCGATGCCGCTCGAGGCTCCGGGGACGATCGTTCTCGTTGCGGAAGAGCGCGAGGCGCAACGCGCCTCGGAACGAAGCGGTAACGCCGCTGACAACGACGAGGTCGTCGGCTTCACCCACGCGGTCGCACAGGGCGATAAAGCCGACATTCTCCGGATGTACGTCCGCCCGGACCGGCAGGGCGAGGGCATCGGATCGCAACTCCACGAGCGACTGATCGCCGAACTCGAGGCCTATGATATCGAGCGAATTCGGTCGATCGACTTCGCGTTCAACGACGCCAGCCGCGCCTTCTACGAGGGACTCGGCTTCGAACAGACGGACGAGGGCGAGGTCGAAACCGACGGCGACTTCTACCCCGAGGCGGTCTACACGCTCGAGTTGTAA
- a CDS encoding metallophosphoesterase: MNIGIVSDTHDNVEAIERATEVFAEEGVEIVVHCGDFVAPLMIDYFEGFELHGVLGNNDGDVANIQAAFDRLGDESRLHGRFADLEFDGLSFAVLHGESKAEVAAIAAGDSYDFVCYGHHHERELSEDGRTTVLNPGAHVLASEADRTVAIVDTRSESVRFRSVRE, from the coding sequence ATGAACATCGGCATCGTCTCCGACACTCACGATAACGTCGAAGCCATCGAACGGGCGACCGAGGTCTTCGCCGAGGAGGGCGTCGAGATCGTCGTTCACTGCGGCGATTTCGTCGCACCCCTGATGATCGATTACTTCGAGGGGTTCGAACTCCACGGCGTCCTCGGGAACAACGACGGCGACGTCGCGAACATCCAGGCGGCGTTCGACCGGCTCGGCGACGAGAGCCGACTCCACGGCCGCTTCGCCGACCTCGAGTTCGACGGGCTCTCGTTCGCAGTTCTCCACGGCGAGAGTAAGGCGGAGGTCGCGGCGATCGCGGCCGGCGACAGCTACGATTTCGTCTGTTACGGACACCACCACGAGCGCGAACTGTCGGAGGACGGGCGGACGACGGTACTCAATCCCGGTGCGCACGTGCTGGCGTCCGAGGCGGATCGAACGGTCGCGATCGTCGACACCCGCTCGGAGTCGGTGCGGTTCCGTTCGGTCCGCGAGTAG
- a CDS encoding pre-rRNA-processing protein PNO1 encodes MQHVKIPQDRIGVLIGEGGETMREIEAEAEVRLDIDSENGSVAVETVGDPVLGLKGPEIVRAIGRGFAPEDALRLLEDDMMLFDVVDIDAASRNKTDMKRKKGRLIGEGGRTRELMEELTGADVVIYGSTLGVIGAPQEVDVVRSAAEMLLDGAPHGAVYSFLEEKHNEMKHKGMEYHRFPGGQS; translated from the coding sequence ATGCAGCACGTGAAGATTCCGCAGGACCGCATCGGCGTTCTCATCGGTGAAGGAGGCGAGACGATGCGCGAGATCGAGGCGGAAGCCGAAGTGCGACTCGACATCGACTCGGAGAACGGCTCCGTCGCCGTCGAAACCGTCGGCGATCCCGTACTCGGCCTCAAAGGCCCCGAGATCGTCCGCGCCATCGGCCGAGGCTTCGCACCGGAGGACGCCCTGCGACTGCTCGAGGACGACATGATGTTGTTCGACGTGGTCGACATCGACGCCGCCTCGCGCAACAAGACCGACATGAAACGCAAGAAGGGCCGGCTCATCGGCGAGGGCGGCCGGACCCGGGAACTGATGGAGGAACTGACCGGTGCCGATGTCGTCATCTACGGCTCGACGCTCGGTGTCATCGGCGCGCCACAGGAGGTCGACGTCGTCCGCAGCGCCGCCGAGATGCTGCTCGACGGCGCGCCCCACGGCGCGGTCTACTCCTTCCTCGAGGAGAAGCACAACGAGATGAAACACAAGGGAATGGAGTACCACCGGTTCCCCGGCGGTCAGTCCTGA
- a CDS encoding tryptophan--tRNA ligase, producing the protein MTDSRETADTTETTRTDSSSPADQFTVTPYAVDGEIDYEKLLERFGADRLTDEQIERFPDHPLLRRRTFYAGRDIDEYLEAAAAGDPHAIVTGRGPSGPMHLGHVLPLYLAKRFQRKTGATVYIPLSDDEKFLAKDQSFDAIGEHTRENLRDILAVGFDPDRTRIVVDTADADVVYPIAVRLAKHLTPATVEAVYGEQDTVGLQFYPAVQATHLLLPQLVAGRQPTLVPIAIDQDPHVRVCRDVAAKEALPVEKPGALLGRFLPSLEGPGKMSSSGDAPSIELTADPETVAETIRTHAYTGGRATIEEHREKGGDPTVDVPFQYLRYFFEPDDAELERIAADYRSGDLLSGELKELAIERITAFLADHQRRREELGSIEAELEPYRLTDGERQRALERAGVPTGLDR; encoded by the coding sequence ATGACAGACTCACGCGAAACCGCAGATACCACCGAAACGACACGCACGGATTCGAGTTCGCCCGCTGACCAGTTCACCGTCACTCCCTACGCCGTCGACGGTGAGATCGACTACGAGAAACTGCTCGAGCGGTTCGGGGCCGACCGGCTCACCGACGAGCAGATCGAACGCTTCCCCGACCACCCGCTGCTCAGACGGCGGACGTTCTACGCGGGCCGAGACATCGACGAGTACCTCGAGGCCGCCGCGGCCGGCGATCCGCACGCGATCGTCACCGGTCGCGGCCCCTCGGGACCGATGCATCTGGGCCACGTCCTCCCGCTGTACCTCGCGAAGCGGTTCCAGCGGAAGACCGGCGCGACGGTCTATATCCCGCTCTCCGACGACGAGAAGTTCCTCGCGAAGGACCAGTCGTTCGACGCCATCGGCGAGCACACCCGCGAGAACCTGCGCGATATCCTCGCCGTCGGCTTCGATCCCGACCGGACGCGGATCGTCGTCGACACCGCCGACGCGGACGTGGTCTACCCGATCGCGGTCCGCCTCGCGAAGCACCTCACGCCGGCTACGGTCGAGGCCGTTTACGGCGAGCAGGACACCGTCGGCCTACAGTTCTATCCCGCCGTGCAGGCGACTCACCTCCTGCTCCCGCAACTCGTCGCGGGCCGGCAGCCGACGCTGGTCCCCATCGCCATTGATCAGGACCCTCACGTCCGCGTCTGTCGCGATGTCGCCGCAAAGGAGGCGCTGCCGGTCGAAAAGCCGGGTGCGCTGCTCGGCCGGTTCCTCCCGAGTCTCGAGGGACCGGGCAAAATGAGTTCCTCCGGCGACGCACCGTCGATCGAACTCACCGCCGATCCCGAAACGGTCGCCGAGACGATTCGGACCCACGCCTACACCGGCGGCCGGGCAACCATCGAGGAACACCGCGAGAAGGGCGGTGACCCGACCGTCGACGTCCCCTTCCAGTACCTCCGATACTTCTTCGAACCCGACGACGCCGAACTCGAGCGCATCGCGGCCGACTACCGGTCTGGCGACCTGCTCAGCGGGGAGTTGAAGGAACTCGCGATCGAGCGAATTACAGCGTTTCTCGCCGATCACCAGCGCCGGCGCGAAGAACTGGGATCGATCGAGGCCGAACTCGAGCCCTACCGACTGACGGACGGAGAGCGGCAGCGGGCGCTCGAGCGGGCCGGCGTGCCGACGGGACTCGATCGATAG
- the ligA gene encoding NAD-dependent DNA ligase LigA encodes MSLTHETADEDNPYLRDPPTDFAPLEELSAAEAERQVELLREAIREHDRRYYVESEPLIADRTYDALFARLRDLEDAFDLSHPDSPTRSVGGEPIEAFDTVEHVAPMLSIDNSGEEDDVREFDERVRRELRASGHAGDVRYVCEPKFDGVSMEFVYEEGSLERAVTRGDGREGDDVTRNARTIGSVPQHLHGDYPETLAVRGEVYMPKDEFQRHNRERIERGEDPFANPRNATAGTIRQLDPSVVAERPLAVFYFDVLAASELEDTHREELERFPEFGLRTNDRVEVVDDIDGAIDYRNRLLEARDELDYEIDGVVIKVDDREAREELGRTARHDRWAFAYKFPARAEVTPIADVAVQVGRTGRLTPVALLEPVDVGGVTVSRASLHNPDEIEAKNVNVGDTVRVQRAGDVIPYVEEVVEKGSEGHYELPETCPVCDSPVERDGPIAFCTGGLGCDAQLRRSIEYYAGDDGLDLEGLGEKSVRQLVEAGLLETVADLYELDREALTDLEGWGETSAENLLAEIDASRDPPLPDFLSALGIPHVGPTTARELAREFGTFEAVREAAEDEPDRLEGVDDVGETVAETIHEFFASEANAAVVDDVLEHVSPQEVAVDTDTGGELEGLTFVFTGSLAEMTRGEAQDLVETHGANATGSVSGNTDYLVAGENPGATKRQDAEDNDVPILDESEFRVLLADHGIDLE; translated from the coding sequence ATGTCGCTCACACACGAGACTGCAGACGAGGACAACCCGTATCTCCGGGACCCGCCGACCGATTTCGCGCCGCTCGAGGAACTCTCGGCGGCCGAGGCCGAACGGCAGGTCGAACTGCTCCGGGAGGCGATCCGCGAGCACGACCGCCGGTACTACGTCGAGAGCGAGCCGCTGATCGCCGACCGCACGTACGACGCGCTCTTCGCCCGACTGCGCGACCTCGAGGACGCGTTCGATCTCTCCCATCCCGACAGCCCCACGCGAAGCGTCGGCGGCGAGCCCATCGAGGCGTTCGACACGGTCGAGCACGTCGCGCCGATGCTGTCGATCGACAACAGCGGCGAGGAAGACGACGTCCGGGAGTTCGACGAGCGGGTGCGCCGCGAGTTACGCGCCAGCGGGCACGCGGGCGACGTTCGGTACGTCTGCGAGCCCAAGTTCGACGGCGTCTCGATGGAGTTCGTCTACGAGGAGGGCAGCTTAGAGCGGGCGGTCACCCGCGGGGACGGCCGCGAGGGCGACGACGTGACCCGCAACGCTCGCACGATCGGCTCGGTGCCCCAGCACCTCCACGGCGACTACCCCGAGACCCTCGCGGTGCGAGGCGAGGTCTACATGCCCAAAGACGAGTTCCAGAGACACAACCGCGAGCGAATCGAGCGCGGCGAGGATCCCTTCGCGAACCCGCGCAACGCGACCGCCGGCACGATCCGCCAACTCGATCCCTCGGTCGTCGCCGAGCGCCCGCTCGCGGTCTTCTACTTCGACGTACTTGCGGCCAGCGAACTCGAGGACACCCATCGAGAGGAACTCGAGCGCTTCCCCGAGTTCGGACTGCGGACGAACGACCGCGTCGAAGTGGTCGACGACATCGACGGTGCGATCGACTACCGCAATCGCCTGCTCGAGGCCCGCGACGAACTGGACTACGAGATCGACGGCGTCGTGATCAAGGTCGACGACCGCGAGGCCCGCGAGGAACTCGGGCGGACGGCGCGCCACGACCGCTGGGCGTTCGCCTACAAGTTCCCCGCCCGCGCGGAGGTCACCCCGATCGCCGACGTCGCGGTACAGGTCGGCCGAACGGGTCGGCTGACCCCCGTCGCCCTGCTCGAGCCGGTCGACGTGGGCGGCGTCACCGTCTCGCGGGCGAGTCTACACAACCCCGACGAGATCGAGGCGAAGAACGTCAACGTCGGCGACACCGTCCGCGTGCAGCGCGCGGGCGACGTGATCCCCTACGTCGAGGAGGTCGTCGAGAAGGGCAGCGAGGGCCACTACGAACTGCCGGAGACGTGTCCCGTCTGCGACAGCCCCGTCGAGCGCGACGGCCCGATCGCGTTCTGCACCGGCGGCCTCGGCTGCGACGCCCAGCTCCGGCGGTCGATCGAGTACTACGCCGGCGACGACGGCCTCGATCTCGAGGGACTGGGCGAGAAGAGCGTCCGTCAGCTCGTCGAGGCCGGCCTGCTCGAGACCGTCGCGGACCTCTACGAACTCGATCGGGAGGCCCTCACCGACCTCGAGGGCTGGGGCGAGACCAGCGCCGAGAACCTGCTCGCGGAGATCGACGCCAGCCGCGATCCGCCCCTGCCCGACTTTCTCTCCGCGCTGGGCATCCCCCACGTCGGCCCGACGACGGCCCGCGAACTCGCCCGCGAGTTCGGCACCTTCGAGGCCGTCCGCGAGGCCGCCGAGGACGAGCCCGACCGGCTCGAGGGCGTCGACGACGTCGGTGAGACCGTCGCCGAGACGATCCACGAGTTCTTCGCGAGCGAGGCCAACGCCGCCGTGGTCGACGACGTGCTCGAGCACGTCTCCCCGCAGGAAGTCGCAGTCGATACCGACACCGGCGGCGAACTCGAGGGGCTCACGTTCGTTTTCACCGGCTCGCTCGCCGAGATGACCAGAGGCGAGGCACAAGATCTCGTCGAAACCCACGGCGCGAACGCGACAGGTAGCGTCTCCGGGAACACGGATTACCTCGTCGCCGGCGAAAACCCGGGCGCAACGAAACGACAGGATGCGGAAGACAACGACGTGCCGATCCTCGACGAGAGCGAGTTCCGGGTGCTGCTCGCGGACCACGGGATCGACCTCGAGTAG
- the nhaC gene encoding Na+/H+ antiporter NhaC, translating to MGLDFTPKTYDEIPEDKQPSLGEALVPITGMLLFLSVGMIWLDMDPQMPLLWGIAFAGLFGRYYFGYSWGDLYDGIGRSILTGLQAILILFVIYMLISSWIDSGTIPTLMYYGLEFLSPRIFLPFTVVLSAVVAFAIGSSWTTAGTLGVAMIGIGSGLGISEAMTAGAVLSGAYTGDKNSPLSDTTNLAAAVTNTDLMDHIRAMRPGTAISFVISLLLFVVLGLSASGTIPAGRVAEIQGGLSSSYVISPITFVPLIITFALALYGFPALPSLGAGIFAGVAVSTTLQGVGFAAAWETIHFGTGPETGVDLTDELLASGGLEGSVWVISIVVAALALGGILQETGVLAAIAYHIGRAVSSVAGLTAGTAVGTVAMNFLAAEQYMAIVVPGMTLQNLYDEYNLDSRNLSRAVEASGTTTSAFVPWGSGGAFMASALGVPVIEYAPYYFFGILSPLVLILMGATGWGIVYTEDTDRDAAETTGESTPTVD from the coding sequence ATGGGACTGGATTTCACACCGAAGACCTACGACGAAATCCCAGAGGACAAGCAGCCGTCGTTGGGGGAAGCGCTCGTCCCCATCACGGGAATGCTCTTGTTCCTCTCGGTCGGGATGATTTGGCTCGATATGGACCCGCAGATGCCGCTGCTGTGGGGGATCGCCTTCGCGGGACTGTTCGGACGGTACTACTTCGGCTACTCGTGGGGCGACCTCTACGACGGGATCGGGCGCAGTATTCTGACCGGGCTTCAAGCCATTCTCATCCTGTTCGTCATCTACATGCTCATCTCGTCGTGGATCGATTCCGGGACGATCCCGACGCTCATGTACTACGGGCTGGAGTTCCTGTCGCCGCGGATATTCCTCCCCTTTACCGTCGTCCTCTCGGCGGTCGTCGCCTTCGCGATCGGGTCGTCGTGGACGACGGCTGGGACCCTCGGCGTCGCGATGATCGGGATCGGCTCCGGGCTCGGGATTTCGGAGGCGATGACGGCCGGCGCCGTCCTGTCGGGAGCCTACACCGGCGACAAGAACTCGCCGCTTTCCGACACCACGAACCTCGCCGCCGCGGTGACGAACACGGACCTGATGGATCACATCCGCGCGATGCGTCCCGGGACCGCGATCTCCTTTGTGATCTCGCTGCTCCTGTTCGTCGTCTTGGGCCTGAGCGCGAGCGGGACGATCCCCGCCGGCCGCGTCGCCGAGATTCAAGGCGGACTCTCGAGTAGCTACGTCATCTCGCCGATCACCTTCGTCCCGCTGATCATCACGTTCGCGCTCGCGCTGTATGGCTTCCCGGCGTTGCCGTCGCTCGGAGCCGGTATCTTCGCCGGCGTCGCGGTCAGTACCACGCTGCAGGGCGTCGGCTTCGCCGCCGCATGGGAAACCATCCACTTCGGGACCGGCCCCGAAACAGGAGTCGACCTTACGGACGAACTGCTCGCGAGCGGCGGCCTCGAGGGCTCCGTGTGGGTGATCTCGATCGTCGTCGCCGCGCTGGCGCTGGGCGGGATTTTGCAGGAAACCGGCGTGCTGGCGGCGATCGCGTACCATATCGGCCGGGCCGTCAGCAGCGTCGCCGGACTGACCGCCGGGACGGCCGTGGGGACGGTCGCGATGAACTTCCTCGCCGCGGAGCAGTACATGGCGATCGTCGTGCCCGGCATGACGCTGCAGAACCTGTACGACGAGTACAACCTCGACAGCCGGAACCTCTCGCGGGCGGTCGAAGCGTCGGGGACGACGACATCGGCGTTCGTGCCGTGGGGCTCGGGCGGCGCCTTCATGGCCTCGGCGCTCGGCGTACCGGTGATCGAGTACGCCCCGTACTACTTCTTCGGGATCCTCTCGCCGCTGGTCCTGATCCTGATGGGGGCAACCGGTTGGGGAATCGTCTACACGGAAGACACCGACCGGGACGCCGCCGAGACAACGGGCGAATCGACGCCAACCGTGGACTGA
- a CDS encoding 2Fe-2S iron-sulfur cluster-binding protein — protein sequence MTDYDVTLEWADGRTESVVVAEDETVLEAAQRDRIRLPYDCRAGTCITCVGRLVALEDGDGDRDENGADEPNEPIDAAEGFTYRRSPQALTEQEGADGYVLLCIASPRADCRIEVGPRVRAEVGDSPWA from the coding sequence ATGACGGACTACGACGTAACCCTCGAGTGGGCCGACGGCCGGACCGAGTCGGTCGTCGTCGCCGAGGACGAGACGGTCCTCGAGGCGGCCCAGCGGGACCGCATCCGGCTTCCGTACGACTGCCGGGCCGGAACCTGCATCACCTGCGTCGGCCGACTGGTCGCGCTCGAGGACGGAGACGGCGACCGCGATGAGAACGGAGCGGACGAACCGAACGAACCGATCGACGCCGCGGAGGGATTCACGTACCGGCGGTCGCCGCAGGCGCTGACCGAGCAGGAAGGGGCGGACGGCTACGTCCTGTTGTGTATCGCATCGCCGCGAGCCGACTGCCGCATCGAGGTCGGGCCGCGAGTCCGCGCCGAAGTCGGTGACAGTCCGTGGGCGTAG
- the rio1 gene encoding serine/threonine-protein kinase Rio1 has product MGQGTEFGLVDLEEADTPGDEWEEIDVSDTEADRIARKRDREFEQFEERIKDAEQFKVEQSVFDDATFAALYKLVQDGYVEAFGGPLSTGKEANVYHALGDDREVAVKIYRINASNFRQMRDYLEGDPRFEGLGGKKKDVVLAWTKKELANLERAKAAGVRVPEPIATERNVLVMEYIGTEDGRAKRLGEVQIENPQTAYEVMREYMRRLYSAGLIHGDLSEYNVVFDEDEGQLVFIDLGQAVTVHHPNSREFLERDCRNVASFFSRQGLEVTEDDLLEFVTSPEPDPSRD; this is encoded by the coding sequence ATGGGACAGGGAACGGAGTTCGGACTGGTCGACCTCGAGGAAGCCGATACCCCGGGCGACGAGTGGGAGGAGATCGACGTCTCGGACACCGAGGCGGACCGGATCGCCCGCAAACGCGACCGCGAGTTCGAGCAGTTCGAGGAGCGGATCAAAGACGCCGAGCAGTTCAAGGTCGAGCAGTCGGTGTTCGACGACGCGACCTTCGCGGCGTTGTACAAGCTCGTCCAGGACGGCTACGTCGAGGCCTTCGGTGGGCCGCTCTCGACGGGCAAGGAGGCCAACGTCTACCACGCGCTGGGCGACGACCGCGAGGTCGCGGTCAAGATCTACCGAATCAACGCCTCGAACTTCCGGCAGATGCGTGACTATCTCGAGGGCGATCCCCGATTCGAGGGACTGGGCGGGAAGAAGAAAGACGTCGTCCTCGCGTGGACGAAAAAGGAACTGGCGAACTTAGAGCGCGCGAAAGCGGCCGGCGTGCGGGTACCGGAACCGATCGCGACCGAGCGCAACGTGCTGGTCATGGAGTACATCGGAACCGAAGACGGCCGCGCGAAGCGGCTCGGCGAGGTCCAGATCGAGAACCCCCAGACCGCCTACGAGGTCATGCGCGAGTACATGCGCCGGCTCTACTCGGCCGGCCTGATCCACGGCGACCTGAGCGAGTACAACGTCGTCTTCGACGAGGACGAGGGCCAACTCGTCTTCATCGACCTCGGACAGGCCGTCACCGTCCACCACCCCAACAGCCGCGAGTTCCTCGAGCGGGACTGCCGAAACGTCGCGAGTTTCTTCTCCCGGCAAGGCCTCGAGGTGACCGAGGACGACCTCCTCGAGTTCGTCACGAGTCCGGAACCGGACCCGTCTCGAGACTGA
- a CDS encoding translation initiation factor, whose amino-acid sequence MADEDDLDDLLDELDSQGDLETSQQVLSIRTESRRYDKPVTIIEGFDLTKSEIESTASDLKSSLGTGGTVDEGRIELQGDHRDRVPDLLRDRGFDVRE is encoded by the coding sequence ATGGCAGACGAAGACGACCTCGACGACTTGCTCGACGAACTCGACAGTCAGGGCGACCTCGAGACCTCCCAGCAGGTGTTATCGATCCGGACCGAGAGCCGCCGGTACGACAAGCCGGTGACGATCATCGAGGGCTTCGACCTCACGAAATCCGAGATCGAATCGACCGCCTCGGACCTCAAGAGTTCGCTCGGGACGGGCGGCACGGTCGACGAGGGCCGGATCGAACTGCAGGGCGACCACCGCGACCGCGTCCCGGATCTGCTCCGGGACCGGGGATTCGACGTTCGCGAGTGA